The genomic interval TCAAACCCATGAGGTAATCAGTTTTACCCTCACTTGCCGCATCAGTCAATACGCGTGTTGTCTCCTGGAATGATGCTGCCGAAATGAAACTCTCCGTATTCAGCGAAGCTCTCGTAATCCCAAGGAGCAGCGGACGGAAGGTTGCAGGTTTAGTAGTTTTGCCTTTGACAGGTTTTTTCCCCTCTTCCTTTAGCTGTTTGTTGATCTCCCTCTGCTCATTTTTATCCAGAAGATCACCCTCCTCGTAATCAGAATCGCCAAGTTCCGAAACAACTATCATCTTTGAGATGCGCTCATTTTCCGTAAAGAGATCTGAACGGTTTACTCTGTCAAGTGCCAGAAATCTCGTGTCGCCGGGATTAAGTACTTCCAGTTTTTGCATCATCTGGCGCACAATCACCTCGATGTGTTTGTCGTTAATCCTCACACCCTGCAGACGATAAACCTCCTGAATCTCATTCACGAGATACTCCTGAACCTTCTCCGGCCCCAGAATATCGAGAATATCATTAGGCGAGATGGCACCTTCGCACAGACGGTCACCAGCGCTCACTCTATCTCCTTCATGAACTATAACATGTCTGCCATAAGGAATAGAGTACTTCCTCTTCTCTTCATGGGCACCTTCTACGATAATTTCACGAATACCTCGCTTGACTTCTCCAAATTTCGCGACGCCGTCAATCTCGGCCACAACTGCTGGCTCCTTCGGCTTGCGTGCCTCGAACAGTTCAGCGACCCTGGGCAGACCACCCGTAATATCACGTGTCTTTCCAATTTCCTTCGCGATCTTAACCAGCACCTTACCGGCTTTTACCTTCTGACCGTCCTTCACCATGAGAACAGCTTTTACAGGAAGGATTGTACCGCCGGCAAGGGTATTGCCTTTGGCATCAACTATATCAAGATGAGGAGCCAGACGACGGTTTTTTGATTCAATGGTTACTAGCTGTTTCTTACCGCCTTCCACGGCCTCTTCCTGGAAAGTCTCTCCTTCTATCATATCCATGAAATGGACCTGACCGCTTTGACGCGCAAGGATAACGTCCGTATATGGATCCCAGGTGAAAAGCACCTGTCCGGACTTTATTTTCTGCCCGTCTTTCACGCGAAGATCAGCACCGTAGGGAACGTTGTAAACTGACACCGCACGATTATTGGCATCAATAATCTCCAGACTGGAGTTTCTGACCAGAACCTTTTTCAGGAGTTTACCTTCGGAAACCACCTCTCCTTCACTCTCAACTTCGGCAAACACGATGTTTTCGGAGTATTTCACCCGGCCAGCCCGGCGAGACTTCATTTCTGACTGCTCGATAATCCTGGCTGCAGTACCACCGATATGGAAGGTACGCAGCGTAAGCTGTGTTCCCGGTTCACCTATGCTCTGAGCCGCAACAATACCAACCGATGCGCCAAAGCCTACCAGTTTGTTGTTGCTTAGATCTGTGCCATAGCAAAGGGCGCACACACCGCGTTTTGATTCACACGTCAGGACGGATCTGATGCGGACCGTGTCTACTTCATATTTATTCAACATATCGGCAACTTCGTTATCAACCAGAGTACCCGCCTTGAGAATTATCTCACCATCAGCATAGATATCTTCCTGAACCACGCGACCACGGATTCTCTCTTGGAGGGGCTCGATGATTTCCTCTCCCTCTTTCAGGTCACCCGTCCGAACACCATTTATGGTACCACAGTCTTGCTGGTTGACAACAACATCCTGTGCCACATCTACCAGTCGGCGCGTAAGGTAACCGGCATCAGCTGTTTTCAAGGCTGTGTCAGCAAGACCCTTACGAGCGCCGTGAGTGGAAATAAAGTATTCCAGCACGGTGAGACCTTCCCTGAAATTAGATGTAATGGGATTCTCGATAATTTCTCCCTTACCGCCCGTCATACTTTTCTTTGGTTTTGCCATCAATCCCCGCATACCGGCCAACTGTTTTATCTGATCCTGACTTCCTCTTGCACCAGAATCTGCCATCATAAAGACCGGATTAAAACCAGCTTCGTCTTTTTCCAAATGGTTCATCATCGATTCGGACACTCGATTCGTGGCGTGAGTCCAGACGTCGATTACCTTGTTATAACGTTCACCTTCAGTCAGAATATGAAGATCAGACTTTCTGTGAATGGCCGAAATTTCTTTTTCTGCACCTGTAATGATTTTTCCCTTTTCTGCCGGGATCAAGACATCTTCCACAGATATTGAGGCGCCGCTGCTGGTAGCATAGCTGAATCCCATATCTTTGAGATCATCGAGGAACTTCACCGTCCGGTGATTGCCGGCTTTCATATAAGATTTGTAAACTATTTTCTCGAGATTCTTCTTACTGATGAGTTCGTCTATATAGCCCACCTCCTCAGGCACAACCGCATTGAATATGGCCCGACCAACTGTTGTTTTCTTTTGCCACTTACCCCGTGCCCGCAGATCAATGATGGCGTGAAGACCGACAGAACCTCCTTCATAGGCAAGGACTACTTCATCGATACTCGAAAAACTTCTCCCTTCGCCGAGGTCACCTTTCTTTTGTTTCGTCAGATAGTAGCATCCCAAAACCATATCCTGAGACGGGATTGCCAGTGGATAGCCGTGAGCCGGATGGAGAATGTTATGACTGGAGAGCATGAGAACCCTGGCTTCCATCTGAGCTTCCGCCGACAGAGGGATGTGAACAGCCATCTGGTCACCGTCAAAGTCAGCGTTGAAAGCAGCGCAGACCAGCGGATGAATCTGAATCGCTTTTCCATCAACTAGAACCGGCTGGAAAGCCTGTATACCCAGCCTATGAAGCGTCGGGGCACGGTTAAGTAGAACCGGATGATCTTTCACAACATAATCCAGAATAGTATAGACTTCGGGTCTCTTTTCATCTACCATTAGTTTCGCACTCTTCGGGGTACCGGTATAACCACGAGCGATCAACTCATGGATCAGGTGAGGCTTGAAGAGTTCGAGAGCCATATCCTTTGGCAATCCACACTCACTTAGTTCAAGCTCAGGCCCGACAACGATAACAGAACGACCCGAGTAGTCGACGCGCTTGCCAAGAAGGTTTTGACGGAAACGACCCTGTTTCCCACGGAGCATATCGCTCAGACTTTTCAAAGGTCGCCTTGTACCACTGCTGACAGCGGTACCGCGGCGGGTATTATCAAACAGTGTATCTACCGCTTCCTGAAGCATCCGCTTCTCATTTCTGAGAATAACATCGGGCGCTTTAATATCGATGAGTTGCTTGAGACGGTTATTACGGATGATTACACGACGGTACAGATCATTCAGATCACTGGCAGCAAAACGGCCGCCTTCAAGCGGGACGAGCGGTCGCAATTCTGGCGGAATTACCGGAAGCACTGTGATAACCGTCCATTCAGGACGATTAAGGCGCCTTTTGCCCGGCAAAGGATAGAAAGCCTTCACAACCTTCAAACGCTTTAAGGCGTCGGATCGCTTCTGCTTGGAACGCAACGTCTTAATGTTGTGCTCAAGTTCCCTGATAGTTTCTGTAATATCGAGAGTCTTTAACGCATCACGAACGGCCGCTCCGCCCATACCAGCGTAGAAATAGTTCTCTTCATCCTGGTCTTCTTCTGAAACAGAGTGTTTGCCATATTTAGCCTCAAGCTCCTGATATTCAGCTTCTTCGATAAGATCCATGGGTGCCTTATCCGAAGCGCCCGGTCTGATAACCAAGTATGCTTCATAATAGATGATTTTTTCAAGATCACGCGTCGGGATACCGAGAAGGTGACTCAACTTACCGGGGACAGACCTGAGGTACCAGATATGGACAACTGGAACAGCGAGGGTGATATGACCCATTCTCTCGCGGCGGACGCGCTTCCGCGTCACCTCAACTCCGCATCGATCACAGATGATCCCGCGATAGCGAATGCCTTTGTACTTGCCGCAGTGGCATTCGTAATCTTTAACAGGACCAAAGATTTTTTCACAGAACAGGCCGTCCTTTTCCGGCTTGTACGAGCGGTAGTTGATTGTCTCGGGTTTCAGGACTTCACCCAAAGAGCGTCTCAAAATATCTTCCGGAGAAGAAAGTCCGATTGAAACGGCAGAAAAGTCTGTTGAACTCTCGCGGTGCGGCGGTTTTATGTATACCACTTAGACTCCCTCCCTACTAATTGTGTAATTGGACATCAACGCCCAGTCCTTGTAGTTCCTTGACGAGTACATTGAACGATTCAGGAATGCTAAATGAAGGAATATTATCACCCCTTACAATGGAGTTGTATACTCTTGATCTGCCTTCAACGTCGTCAGATTTACCCGTAAGCATCTCCTGAAGTGCGTAACTGGCACCATAGGCCTCCAGCGCCCAGACTTCCATCTCTCCCAATCTCTGACCGCCAAACTGAGCTTTACCTCCCAATGGCTGCTGTGTAATCAAAGAGTAGGGGCCGGTTGAACGGGCATGCATCTTGTCATCAATCATGTGATTCAGTTTCATCATATATATGTAACCGATGGTAACCGGGTAATCAAAGTATTCACCAGTTCTACCATCTTTTAGTTCTATCTTACCTGTCTCGGGAAGATTAGCTTTCCTTAACTCCTCTTTAACCTGTTCGGGCGTAGCGCTGTCAAATGGTGGCGTCTCATAGTGAACACCCAGAATCTGACCAGCCCAACCCAGCATTGTTTCATAAAGCTGCCCGAGGTTCATCCGAGAAGGTACTCCTAGAGGATTCAGAACCAGATCAACGGGAGTACCGTCATCAAGAAAAGGCATATCCTCTTCAGGAACAACCACGGCGACAACACCTTTGTTACCGTGTCTTCCCGCCATCTTGTCACCAACCTGAACCTTTCTCCTATTAGCGATGTAAACCTTTGTCAGTTTTGAAACGCCGGGCTGAAGTTCATCGCCAACCTGCAGTCTGTAGATTTCACGATCGAGTTTTTCCTCAGTCCGTCTCCACTCACTGTTGAACGAATTCCATACTTGCTGTATCTGAATCCAGACATTTCTGTCATTAACCCATTGATTATCACGGGAAATTCTCTCCAGATCGAGATTTGCCAGCCGCTTGGACGTCAGCTTAGTCGATGCCTTGATAATTGTCTTTCCTGTAGCAACGTCCCTCAATCCACCGCAGATCTGATCTGTCAGGAGCTGGATCAGGTGTTCATCACGTGTTTTTTTAAGACGTCTCTTTGCTCGGCGTGTCTCTTCTTGAAGTTTCCCGATAATTTTCTTTTCCTGGGCACGTGTCGCTTTGCTCTTTCTTTCGAATAATTGTGTCCTTACCACGACGCCGTTGATTCCGGGTTCTGCCCTCTTGGAGGCATCTTTCACATCTCCAGCCTTTTCGCCAAAAATAGCACGCAGGAGTTTCTC from Candidatus Neomarinimicrobiota bacterium carries:
- the rpoC gene encoding DNA-directed RNA polymerase subunit beta', with amino-acid sequence MVYIKPPHRESSTDFSAVSIGLSSPEDILRRSLGEVLKPETINYRSYKPEKDGLFCEKIFGPVKDYECHCGKYKGIRYRGIICDRCGVEVTRKRVRRERMGHITLAVPVVHIWYLRSVPGKLSHLLGIPTRDLEKIIYYEAYLVIRPGASDKAPMDLIEEAEYQELEAKYGKHSVSEEDQDEENYFYAGMGGAAVRDALKTLDITETIRELEHNIKTLRSKQKRSDALKRLKVVKAFYPLPGKRRLNRPEWTVITVLPVIPPELRPLVPLEGGRFAASDLNDLYRRVIIRNNRLKQLIDIKAPDVILRNEKRMLQEAVDTLFDNTRRGTAVSSGTRRPLKSLSDMLRGKQGRFRQNLLGKRVDYSGRSVIVVGPELELSECGLPKDMALELFKPHLIHELIARGYTGTPKSAKLMVDEKRPEVYTILDYVVKDHPVLLNRAPTLHRLGIQAFQPVLVDGKAIQIHPLVCAAFNADFDGDQMAVHIPLSAEAQMEARVLMLSSHNILHPAHGYPLAIPSQDMVLGCYYLTKQKKGDLGEGRSFSSIDEVVLAYEGGSVGLHAIIDLRARGKWQKKTTVGRAIFNAVVPEEVGYIDELISKKNLEKIVYKSYMKAGNHRTVKFLDDLKDMGFSYATSSGASISVEDVLIPAEKGKIITGAEKEISAIHRKSDLHILTEGERYNKVIDVWTHATNRVSESMMNHLEKDEAGFNPVFMMADSGARGSQDQIKQLAGMRGLMAKPKKSMTGGKGEIIENPITSNFREGLTVLEYFISTHGARKGLADTALKTADAGYLTRRLVDVAQDVVVNQQDCGTINGVRTGDLKEGEEIIEPLQERIRGRVVQEDIYADGEIILKAGTLVDNEVADMLNKYEVDTVRIRSVLTCESKRGVCALCYGTDLSNNKLVGFGASVGIVAAQSIGEPGTQLTLRTFHIGGTAARIIEQSEMKSRRAGRVKYSENIVFAEVESEGEVVSEGKLLKKVLVRNSSLEIIDANNRAVSVYNVPYGADLRVKDGQKIKSGQVLFTWDPYTDVILARQSGQVHFMDMIEGETFQEEAVEGGKKQLVTIESKNRRLAPHLDIVDAKGNTLAGGTILPVKAVLMVKDGQKVKAGKVLVKIAKEIGKTRDITGGLPRVAELFEARKPKEPAVVAEIDGVAKFGEVKRGIREIIVEGAHEEKRKYSIPYGRHVIVHEGDRVSAGDRLCEGAISPNDILDILGPEKVQEYLVNEIQEVYRLQGVRINDKHIEVIVRQMMQKLEVLNPGDTRFLALDRVNRSDLFTENERISKMIVVSELGDSDYEEGDLLDKNEQREINKQLKEEGKKPVKGKTTKPATFRPLLLGITRASLNTESFISAASFQETTRVLTDAASEGKTDYLMGLKENVIMGRLIPAGTGFVDAQKPLVRKIDEEEEVAETEEVVEEVTA